A genomic stretch from Marinimicrobium sp. C6131 includes:
- a CDS encoding ion transporter — protein MISNDTLQSRFNQLRTNKAFELFVVGIIIFSALVIGAKTYDIPPLISNAIVITDWFITVFFLVEITIRFLGEPRKRDFFKSGWNLFDTTIVVVSLIPIEDSELALVGRLVRVFRVLRMVSIIPELRTLLISLLRALPQLGYVALMMFIIFYIYAAIGGMFFASVNETLWGDIAISMLTLFRIMTFEDWTDVMYETMTDYPFSWVFYVTFIFLSAFAFLNMIIGIVVNVLDEQHRKERQEEGEPTLRELQNELRELKELVRQSNRTRTPQE, from the coding sequence ATGATATCAAACGATACGTTGCAATCCCGGTTCAACCAACTGCGCACCAACAAGGCCTTCGAGCTGTTTGTGGTGGGTATCATCATCTTCTCGGCCCTGGTTATCGGGGCCAAGACCTATGACATTCCTCCGCTGATCTCCAATGCGATTGTCATTACCGACTGGTTCATCACCGTCTTCTTTCTGGTGGAAATCACCATTCGCTTTCTGGGCGAGCCCAGGAAACGGGATTTTTTCAAGTCCGGCTGGAACCTGTTTGATACCACCATCGTCGTGGTCAGCCTGATTCCCATTGAAGACAGCGAGCTGGCGCTGGTGGGACGTCTGGTGCGGGTATTCCGGGTGCTGCGCATGGTGTCCATCATTCCGGAGCTGCGCACGCTGCTGATCTCCCTGCTGCGAGCCTTACCCCAGCTCGGTTATGTGGCGTTGATGATGTTTATCATCTTCTATATCTACGCCGCCATTGGCGGCATGTTTTTCGCCAGTGTCAATGAGACGCTGTGGGGTGATATCGCCATCAGTATGTTGACCCTGTTCCGGATCATGACGTTTGAGGACTGGACCGATGTGATGTATGAAACCATGACGGATTATCCGTTCAGTTGGGTGTTCTATGTGACTTTCATCTTCCTGTCGGCCTTCGCGTTTCTCAACATGATTATCGGGATTGTCGTCAACGTGCTGGACGAACAGCACCGCAAAGAACGTCAGGAAGAGGGCGAGCCGACCTTGCGAGAGCTGCAGAATGAGCTGCGCGAGCTGAAGGAACTGGTGCGCCAGTCGAACCGAACCCGAACACCTCAGGAGTAA
- a CDS encoding ATP-binding protein produces MTTMDSIIDRLDQLLDRVEGLLPPESPPIDWTAEAFRWRTVNGRGFLQAVRHPHRVALEALQNIDAHKETLVRNTRRFLEGKPANNVLLTGARGTGKSTLIKGVWNTFSNQGLKLVEVDKTDLPNLTDILVLLEERPEHFIVFCDDLSFEEGDASYKALKSALDGSIASPADNIVFYATSNRRHLLPQTMRDNLDVSYEEGELRPSDSIEEKTSLSDRFGLWLSFYPFSQNEYLAAARYWVEALGGQWSDEVEAEALLWHRTRGARSGRVAWQFARDHVDPA; encoded by the coding sequence ATGACCACGATGGATTCCATTATTGACCGGCTGGATCAACTGCTGGATCGGGTAGAGGGATTGCTGCCACCAGAAAGTCCGCCCATCGACTGGACCGCCGAGGCGTTTCGTTGGCGGACTGTCAACGGTCGGGGATTTCTGCAAGCGGTGCGCCACCCGCATCGAGTGGCGTTGGAGGCGTTACAGAATATTGATGCGCACAAGGAAACACTGGTGCGCAACACCCGGCGCTTTCTGGAAGGGAAGCCGGCCAACAATGTCCTGCTTACCGGTGCCCGCGGAACCGGCAAGTCCACTCTGATCAAGGGGGTCTGGAATACCTTTTCCAACCAGGGTCTGAAACTGGTGGAGGTGGATAAGACGGACCTGCCCAATCTGACCGATATCCTGGTACTGCTGGAAGAACGCCCGGAGCACTTTATTGTGTTCTGCGACGACCTGTCTTTTGAGGAAGGAGATGCCAGCTACAAAGCCCTGAAGTCCGCACTGGATGGTTCCATTGCATCCCCGGCGGACAACATTGTGTTTTACGCCACGTCCAATCGACGTCACCTGTTGCCCCAGACCATGCGGGACAACCTCGATGTCAGCTATGAGGAAGGGGAGCTTCGCCCGAGTGACAGTATCGAGGAGAAAACCTCACTGTCGGACCGGTTCGGTTTGTGGTTGAGCTTCTACCCGTTCAGTCAGAACGAGTACCTCGCGGCAGCCCGCTATTGGGTGGAAGCGCTTGGTGGGCAATGGAGCGATGAGGTGGAGGCAGAAGCCTTATTGTGGCACCGGACCCGGGGCGCCCGCAGTGGCCGCGTTGCCTGGCAGTTCGCCCGGGACCATGTCGATCCCGCCTGA
- a CDS encoding CASTOR/POLLUX-related putative ion channel, whose translation MLPLRFIDRVKFFVERQFVKGALFQLLVVGAIIALISITGGLLAFPAGEGEDVGDAVWWAFLRLTDPGYLGDDEGTWLRFVSTLLTVSGYVVFMGTLVAILTRSLIARMTALERGLTPVAFRNHVVIVGWNSRTLPLIRELLSASGSMRQHLLGQDSSRLKLVVLAEDMSAVQAEELRAEPGIGRKARQIVLRSGSPLQPDALHRAACLNAAAVIIPSGSHELNSLVSSDVETIKALMSLDAQARTERVPRPFVVAEIQDLRKLPIARRAYEGPLQVVPGDATIASLMAQNLIHPGLSEVYNELLTDQSGNEFYVRSGEHFAGDSLASIAMRCPRAVVCGLLHREQDGWRVQLNAPSDAVVAASDKVVFIAPEFRDTQPLKASGYRLNPVERKALGEKHKPANRVTRKRVLILGWNNRLPALVHELGSYRQYRFELDIVSVVPPDERELSIARYHLGDVRAQCRHIETDFMQEGELYDIEPAQYDSIILTSSDRLGSGEEADARAIVGQSILEEHLKHVSTPPHLLLELSDPDNAILLGHQHGETIISPLILSHLLAQVALRPELRLVFDELFTEGGAEIFFRSPTDYGIQGSLPFWKLETLAGERGETALGVYYHEARNGRHLQLNPARDAALEISPQDQLVILTDTGIHKAIHTGVQQQ comes from the coding sequence ATGCTGCCGTTGCGTTTTATAGACCGGGTCAAATTTTTTGTCGAGCGCCAATTCGTCAAAGGCGCCCTGTTTCAGTTACTGGTGGTTGGCGCCATTATCGCGCTCATTTCAATCACCGGAGGCTTGCTGGCCTTTCCCGCCGGTGAGGGAGAAGACGTCGGTGACGCCGTCTGGTGGGCGTTTCTGCGCTTGACGGATCCGGGGTATCTCGGGGATGACGAAGGCACCTGGTTACGCTTCGTGTCGACCCTGTTGACCGTCAGTGGCTATGTGGTGTTCATGGGTACTCTGGTGGCCATTCTCACCCGGTCGCTGATCGCGCGTATGACCGCCCTTGAGCGTGGGCTTACCCCGGTGGCCTTCCGCAATCACGTCGTGATCGTTGGCTGGAACAGTCGCACCCTGCCCCTCATCCGGGAACTGTTGAGTGCTTCCGGCTCCATGCGCCAGCACCTGCTCGGGCAGGACAGCTCGCGTCTCAAACTGGTGGTGCTGGCGGAGGATATGTCCGCCGTGCAGGCCGAGGAACTCCGTGCGGAGCCTGGGATCGGTCGCAAGGCCCGACAGATCGTATTGCGCTCGGGCAGTCCTCTGCAGCCCGATGCCCTGCACCGCGCCGCCTGTCTCAATGCGGCCGCGGTCATCATTCCCAGTGGTTCCCACGAGCTCAACAGTCTGGTCAGTTCGGATGTGGAAACCATCAAGGCGCTGATGTCCCTGGATGCCCAGGCCCGCACCGAGCGCGTTCCCCGACCGTTTGTCGTGGCCGAGATTCAGGATCTGCGCAAACTGCCCATCGCCCGGCGAGCCTACGAGGGACCACTGCAAGTAGTACCCGGCGATGCGACCATTGCCAGCCTCATGGCGCAGAACCTGATTCACCCGGGGCTGTCCGAGGTCTACAACGAATTATTGACCGATCAGAGTGGCAATGAATTTTATGTGCGCAGTGGCGAGCACTTCGCGGGCGATTCCCTGGCCAGCATTGCCATGCGTTGCCCGCGTGCGGTGGTCTGTGGCCTGCTGCACCGTGAGCAGGACGGCTGGCGCGTGCAGTTGAACGCACCGTCCGATGCGGTTGTGGCGGCCTCGGATAAGGTCGTCTTCATTGCACCGGAATTCCGTGATACCCAACCGTTGAAGGCGTCCGGCTACCGACTCAATCCGGTGGAGCGCAAGGCGCTGGGTGAGAAGCACAAACCGGCGAACCGCGTTACCCGAAAGAGAGTGCTGATTCTCGGTTGGAATAATCGCCTGCCCGCTCTGGTGCATGAGCTGGGCAGTTACCGGCAGTACCGGTTTGAGCTCGATATTGTTTCTGTTGTGCCGCCGGACGAGCGCGAACTATCCATCGCCCGCTATCATTTGGGAGACGTTCGGGCACAGTGCCGGCATATCGAGACGGATTTCATGCAGGAAGGCGAGCTTTATGATATCGAGCCGGCCCAGTATGACAGCATCATACTCACCAGCAGTGATCGTCTGGGCAGTGGTGAGGAGGCCGATGCGCGGGCCATCGTGGGCCAGAGTATTCTCGAAGAGCACCTCAAACATGTCAGTACACCGCCGCATTTGCTTTTGGAACTGAGCGACCCGGACAACGCGATTCTGCTGGGCCACCAGCACGGCGAAACCATCATCAGCCCGCTGATTCTCAGTCATCTGCTCGCGCAGGTCGCGTTGCGCCCGGAGCTGCGACTGGTGTTCGATGAGCTGTTTACCGAAGGCGGCGCCGAGATTTTCTTCCGCTCCCCCACCGACTACGGTATTCAGGGATCATTGCCGTTCTGGAAGCTGGAAACCCTGGCCGGGGAGCGCGGCGAGACAGCGCTCGGCGTTTACTATCATGAGGCGCGTAACGGGCGTCATCTGCAACTGAATCCAGCGCGGGATGCCGCGCTGGAGATTTCACCCCAAGACCAGTTGGTGATACTGACCGATACTGGCATCCATAAAGCCATCCATACAGGAGTGCAACAACAATGA
- a CDS encoding peptidylprolyl isomerase: protein MLKPLVAAAALASTAALSSSPALATIVEFETVLGNVQVNLYDETTPETVDNFLSYVESGAYDNTFFHRLVPEFILQGGGFLYIEDSGDVESIETDDPVVNEPEWSNRQGTIAMAKLGNDPNSATSQWFFNLENNHENLDVQNGGFTVFGEVISGMSVLEDIAELPRFNLQGAFTNLPLRNYGEEELENDVEVDSTHLVTLLSVRVIDDAENSAADLDPVPNTLIDTVDDKDSGGSSGGAMGWLMLVFGLVGLRKALGAKSRRQ from the coding sequence ATGCTTAAGCCACTTGTTGCCGCTGCTGCTCTGGCATCGACCGCTGCGCTCTCCAGCTCACCCGCGCTGGCCACCATTGTTGAATTTGAAACGGTACTCGGTAACGTCCAGGTCAATCTTTACGATGAGACCACCCCGGAGACTGTCGACAACTTCTTGTCCTATGTGGAATCGGGTGCTTACGACAATACGTTTTTTCATCGACTGGTCCCCGAGTTTATCCTTCAGGGCGGCGGTTTTCTGTATATCGAAGACAGCGGTGATGTAGAAAGCATTGAGACCGATGATCCGGTGGTCAATGAGCCCGAGTGGTCCAACCGCCAGGGCACCATTGCGATGGCCAAGTTGGGCAATGACCCGAACAGTGCAACCTCGCAGTGGTTCTTCAATCTGGAAAACAATCACGAAAACCTGGACGTACAGAACGGCGGTTTTACGGTCTTTGGGGAAGTGATCAGTGGTATGTCCGTCCTTGAAGACATTGCGGAACTGCCGCGGTTCAACCTGCAAGGTGCGTTCACCAATTTACCCCTGCGCAATTATGGGGAAGAGGAACTGGAAAACGATGTGGAGGTGGATTCCACCCACCTGGTGACGCTGCTGTCGGTACGGGTGATTGATGATGCGGAAAACTCGGCGGCGGATCTCGATCCGGTTCCCAATACGCTGATCGATACAGTGGACGACAAAGACTCCGGTGGCAGTTCCGGTGGTGCCATGGGGTGGTTGATGCTTGTGTTTGGGTTAGTGGGCCTGCGGAAAGCTTTGGGTGCGAAATCGCGTCGGCAGTGA
- a CDS encoding ATP-binding protein, translating into MYLKKFIYIHWGNIPNTECEFGPINLFSGGNGSGKTTAADAIQTIMTAAHDNLFHFNPGQDEASQRGRGGKQVRTLASYVLGCDDGAYARPEGCDGYLGAVFYPTPGETSEPFTALIGMRAHLEGAGQQRVARLDELQFLLLPGVQIGLSDLLKSDTGGRYVLPLDRAYALLRKQFGPESVEKYDKKKAYLGRLYGLIRDRQDAVSEREAINAARAFSRFMAYKPIKGIDEFVANEVLEPRDLGEAIRSVSSMLKRIHGMESDARQLREAIERLNQGRLTAGGFIEQWLDWQLLHYGLARRRYSDCQNRYLAEKRKQQSQREAVEANRQAIELSEQRRDDLQQQLLDLNTRRLGIPGLREKDQLAQERKAEEQRLHATVPTLLEQLQRVDRNRENAKVLHDGLRRTSLSLVLPELADKSRNARLKAIAEDDARLDAHELLNRDWIDISPLESRLDQALSQQQQHRQWWADWFESDEGVPNLRDRLARECDKRQQACDQVQARVERLGREMGALEAREVSYPPYVQQALAELHKQLPEADARVLCDQVEVTDPEWQSAIEGYLGGARFGLIVDPDYEADAIRLVRSLNGPGQKARVIQGHKARRDNEKLGALPQGSVVEVMQFNHDTAEQYLKASYGSVQRVPDADTLRNTRRGVTRDCLGSGNYSLFRCDIADSDLVFGQSARERALAARRREHEALTREWQASRDLADEARQLLAAVDRLSVPEHGNCLQTLLSAQRRLQSLEQQAEQLDLSAGEALEEELQALKGRVDEQAAQARALNEERANLLAELKNIDSRCQTLDRDQDQTLAVVEQCEQSLEGLDTLTPGFDAEARLAEVDDDLREARYYEARLADVQGELKSALHKLQQSVLQHNQQCRPADAFALELDFSDEFGRENFARICQLRRQFDSLYNRDKNHILAQRHSELQSLRDSFNNAFVTNLCHSIYQAINDGKRVLEDLNRELEHHRFGADRERFRFDWQWVPEFKEYWQFFKAIIDNPSLGDGATLFDIELEPRHQKVRERLMSMLLDDDEQKALRELERIADYRNYRRYEIYKEPEGKQPIALSQYGTGSGGQLETPAYIIRSAAITSAFRFGEGNSHLRMVLVDEAFSKMDEHRSREVIHYLTESLGLQLLFIMPSSKSGPFLELISNQFVFSKCATRERVGELQTRVVLDRQECDRERIQALMANHRQTIRQQAELDFLEEVE; encoded by the coding sequence ATGTATCTGAAAAAATTCATCTACATCCACTGGGGCAACATCCCCAACACCGAATGTGAATTCGGCCCGATCAACCTCTTTTCCGGGGGGAATGGTTCGGGCAAAACCACCGCGGCGGATGCCATCCAGACCATCATGACCGCCGCTCACGACAACCTGTTCCACTTCAACCCCGGACAGGATGAAGCCAGCCAGCGCGGGCGGGGTGGCAAGCAGGTGCGCACGCTCGCCTCCTACGTACTCGGCTGCGATGACGGTGCCTACGCCCGGCCCGAGGGCTGTGATGGCTATCTTGGCGCCGTGTTTTACCCCACGCCAGGGGAGACCAGCGAACCGTTTACCGCCCTGATCGGGATGCGCGCCCACCTTGAAGGTGCGGGCCAGCAACGGGTGGCGCGCTTGGACGAACTGCAATTCCTGTTATTGCCCGGTGTGCAGATTGGCTTGTCAGACCTGTTGAAAAGCGATACCGGTGGCCGCTATGTACTGCCTCTGGATCGGGCTTACGCTCTATTGCGCAAACAGTTTGGTCCGGAGTCCGTGGAGAAGTACGATAAGAAAAAAGCCTATCTGGGTCGACTATACGGCCTGATTCGGGATCGGCAGGATGCCGTTTCCGAGCGAGAGGCCATCAATGCCGCCCGGGCGTTTTCCCGCTTTATGGCCTATAAACCCATCAAGGGCATTGATGAGTTTGTCGCCAATGAAGTACTGGAGCCCCGGGATCTGGGGGAGGCGATTCGCTCGGTTTCCTCAATGCTCAAACGCATTCACGGTATGGAGTCAGACGCCCGCCAGTTGCGCGAAGCGATCGAGCGACTCAATCAGGGACGCCTTACCGCCGGCGGGTTTATCGAACAATGGCTCGACTGGCAACTGCTCCACTACGGTCTGGCCCGACGTCGATACAGTGACTGCCAGAACCGTTATCTCGCGGAAAAACGCAAACAGCAGAGCCAGCGGGAAGCGGTGGAGGCCAACCGCCAGGCCATTGAACTGAGTGAGCAGCGCCGCGACGACCTGCAACAACAGTTGCTGGATCTGAACACCCGCCGTCTCGGGATTCCCGGGCTGCGGGAAAAAGACCAACTTGCCCAGGAACGTAAAGCCGAAGAACAGCGACTGCACGCGACGGTGCCAACGCTGCTTGAGCAGTTGCAAAGGGTCGACCGCAACCGTGAGAACGCCAAGGTGCTGCACGACGGATTGCGCCGGACATCCCTGTCACTGGTGCTACCCGAACTGGCCGATAAATCCCGTAACGCCCGACTGAAAGCGATTGCCGAGGATGACGCCCGGCTGGACGCCCATGAGCTGCTCAACCGGGACTGGATCGACATCAGCCCGCTGGAATCCCGTCTGGATCAGGCGTTGTCTCAGCAACAACAGCACCGCCAGTGGTGGGCGGACTGGTTTGAGAGCGACGAGGGCGTGCCCAACCTGCGGGATCGTCTGGCACGCGAGTGTGACAAGCGCCAGCAGGCCTGCGACCAGGTACAGGCGCGGGTGGAGCGCCTGGGACGGGAAATGGGGGCACTGGAAGCTCGGGAGGTCAGTTACCCGCCCTACGTGCAACAGGCGCTGGCGGAGCTGCACAAACAGCTGCCGGAAGCCGATGCCCGGGTGCTGTGCGATCAGGTGGAAGTGACCGACCCGGAGTGGCAGTCCGCCATTGAGGGCTACCTCGGCGGCGCCCGTTTCGGGTTGATTGTGGATCCGGACTATGAGGCGGATGCCATCCGACTGGTCCGTTCCCTGAACGGCCCCGGTCAAAAAGCGCGCGTGATTCAGGGTCACAAGGCCCGGCGGGATAATGAAAAGCTGGGTGCTTTGCCCCAGGGCAGTGTGGTGGAAGTGATGCAATTCAATCACGACACCGCCGAGCAATACCTGAAGGCGAGCTACGGCTCAGTGCAGCGGGTGCCGGATGCGGATACGCTGCGCAATACCCGACGGGGGGTCACACGGGACTGCCTCGGCTCCGGGAATTATTCCCTGTTCCGCTGCGATATTGCCGACAGCGATCTGGTGTTCGGCCAGAGCGCCCGTGAGCGGGCGTTGGCCGCCCGCCGTCGGGAGCATGAGGCGCTGACCCGCGAGTGGCAGGCAAGCCGTGACCTGGCTGACGAAGCCCGGCAACTGCTCGCCGCAGTGGACCGGCTGAGTGTGCCGGAACACGGCAACTGCCTGCAAACCCTGCTCAGCGCCCAGCGTCGCCTGCAGTCCCTGGAGCAACAGGCCGAGCAGCTCGACCTGAGCGCCGGTGAGGCCCTGGAAGAGGAGCTCCAGGCGTTGAAGGGCCGGGTGGATGAACAGGCCGCCCAGGCGCGTGCGCTGAACGAAGAGCGCGCCAATCTGCTGGCGGAATTGAAAAATATCGACAGTCGCTGCCAGACGCTGGATCGGGATCAGGACCAGACCCTCGCGGTGGTTGAGCAGTGTGAGCAGAGCCTGGAGGGCCTTGATACACTGACGCCGGGTTTTGATGCCGAAGCGCGACTGGCCGAAGTCGACGACGACCTGCGCGAAGCGCGTTACTACGAAGCCCGCCTCGCGGATGTGCAGGGCGAGCTGAAAAGCGCACTGCATAAACTCCAACAGAGTGTGTTGCAGCACAACCAGCAGTGCCGCCCGGCGGATGCCTTTGCCCTGGAGCTGGATTTCAGTGACGAGTTTGGACGGGAAAACTTCGCCCGGATCTGCCAGTTACGCCGCCAGTTCGACAGCCTGTACAACCGGGATAAAAACCACATCCTGGCCCAGCGCCACAGCGAACTGCAGTCCCTGCGGGACAGCTTCAACAACGCCTTTGTGACCAACCTCTGTCACTCGATCTACCAGGCCATCAACGATGGCAAGCGGGTTCTGGAGGATCTGAACCGGGAGCTGGAGCACCATCGTTTCGGGGCGGACCGGGAGCGGTTCCGGTTTGATTGGCAGTGGGTGCCGGAGTTCAAGGAATACTGGCAGTTTTTCAAGGCGATCATCGATAATCCGAGTCTCGGCGATGGCGCGACCCTGTTCGATATCGAGCTTGAACCCAGGCACCAGAAGGTGCGCGAGCGCCTGATGTCCATGCTGCTGGATGACGACGAACAGAAGGCACTGAGAGAGCTGGAACGGATCGCCGACTACCGGAATTACCGTCGCTATGAAATTTACAAGGAACCGGAAGGCAAACAACCCATCGCCCTGAGCCAGTACGGTACCGGTTCCGGTGGCCAACTGGAGACGCCGGCGTATATTATTCGCAGCGCGGCCATTACCTCGGCGTTCCGGTTTGGCGAGGGTAACAGTCATTTGCGGATGGTACTGGTGGATGAAGCTTTCTCCAAGATGGATGAGCACCGCTCTCGGGAGGTGATTCACTACCTGACCGAAAGCCTGGGGCTGCAGCTGTTGTTCATCATGCCCAGCAGTAAGTCCGGGCCGTTCCTGGAGCTGATTTCCAATCAGTTTGTGTTCAGCAAGTGTGCCACGCGCGAGCGGGTGGGGGAGCTGCAGACCCGGGTGGTTCTGGATCGTCAGGAGTGCGATCGGGAACGGATTCAGGCGTTGATGGCGAACCACCGCCAGACCATACGCCAGCAGGCGGAGCTGGATTTTCTGGAAGAAGTCGAATGA
- a CDS encoding Dabb family protein — translation MTDLPNRRQFITGAAALGAAVMLPGAQAHNHNEPAQQNGKSSQVAVPKLTHSVFFWLKNPDSEEDREALIAGLKTLKEIETVRGIHIGVPASTEKRDVVDNSYQVSELLLFDDVEGQNAYQVHPIHQKFVEDCSHLWRKVTVFDSIEV, via the coding sequence ATGACAGACCTTCCCAATCGTCGGCAATTCATCACCGGTGCAGCGGCTCTGGGCGCTGCCGTCATGCTGCCCGGTGCCCAGGCTCACAACCATAATGAGCCCGCCCAGCAAAACGGAAAGTCATCACAGGTGGCCGTTCCCAAGCTCACGCACAGCGTCTTTTTCTGGTTGAAAAACCCGGACTCCGAGGAAGATCGGGAAGCGTTGATCGCCGGATTGAAGACACTGAAAGAGATCGAGACCGTGCGCGGCATTCATATTGGCGTGCCGGCCTCAACGGAAAAACGGGATGTGGTGGATAACAGCTACCAGGTATCAGAGTTGCTGTTGTTCGATGACGTTGAAGGACAGAACGCCTACCAGGTGCATCCGATCCACCAGAAGTTTGTGGAGGACTGTTCGCACCTGTGGCGGAAGGTCACAGTATTTGATTCGATCGAAGTGTAA